A window of Companilactobacillus allii genomic DNA:
TGGGATTTCATCAAGAATCAAGATTCCTTAGAACTAGCTACTGTTAATCCAGTTGCTGTAATGGGCCCAGTATTGGCATCGGATTATTCCCATTCAAACATCCAGATCCAAGAATTACTCGAGGGTAAAATCAAAGCTGTACCCAATGTTGATTCTGGTTATGTAGATGTCAGGGATGTGGCCAGTTTACATTTGAAGGCCATGGTTTCACCAAAAGCTAAGAATCAAAGATTCCTAGCAACTACCGGAGAAACACTGTCTATGCTTGATGTCGCTAACATTTTACGAGAAGAATTCCCTAAATATGCCAATAAATTACCCAAGAAAACCATTCCCAATATAGCCGTCAAGACTGCTGCAATGGGTAACCAACAATTGAAAATGATTGCTTCATTAGTTGGTGAATATGCAGAAACAAGCAATAAAAAAGCTGACACAATATTAGACTGGCATCCACGTAGTTCACGCGTTGCCATTATTGCGACAGCTCAATCAATGATCGATTTAGGAATTGTAAAATAGATATTTCATTTGGCATTATATTTTCCAATTGTTTCACATGGAACATATGGTATGGTAAATAATTTGTACACTATATATGGTATTCAATCACTATTTTTCCATCTCATCGACACCCCAATTACAGATTGCATCCATAACTGGAACCAATGACTGACCACGGGTAGATAAACTATATTCAACTTTGGGTGGAACTTGTGGATATTCTTTTCGAATAATCAACTTGTCACATTCTAATTCTTTCAAAGAGTTGGTCAAAGTCTTGAAGGAAATACTTCCAACTGCTCTTTTTAGAGCATTATATCTAATTGGTTTCTTATTCATCGACAAAGCATACAAAATGACGATTTTATATTTTCCACCAATCAAATTCAGTGTATAGGCAAAGCCAGTATCTGATAATTTAATATCTTTAATATTCGAAATATCTTCCATTACACTCTCCTTTGGGTTAGTACCGCACTTTAATTACCGTACTTGTTTACTGGATAAGCATAACATATACTTCAATTATCAACTAAAAGGAGACATAACTTTGAAAACAATAATCTATTCACACCTATACGATGGCAGTTTCAACCATGCCATTTTAGATAGACTAACAAAAACATTCGACAATCAAAAAGCTGACTATCAAATAATTAATCTATATAAAGATGGATTCAATCCAGTACTATCTTCTGAAGAGCTTCGTAACTATAGCAAAGGTGAAAGCTTCGATCCACTCGTTAAAAAGTATCAAAAAATGATCAGTGATTCTGATGAATTAATCTTTATTTTCCCAATTTGGTGGCATAATCTACCTGCAATACTAAAAGGGTTCATAGATAAAACCATGGTCAAGGGATTCGCATACAATGAAGACAACGGTTGGACTGGACTATTAACCTATATTAAGAAGACCACCGTAATCACAACTTCTACAATAACCAAAGAGTATCTAAAAACTGAATCTGGCGATCCAATCCAAGGTGTATTCATCAACCGAACTCTTGCCGATATTGGACTCAAACCTGAAAATACAAATTGGATTCACTTTGGCGAGGTAAATATCACCAGTGACGAAGTTAGAACTAAGTTTCTAAAGGATTTACCAGATATTTACAAAAATTAATTACTTATGATAAGTTCTATGATTGATGATCATAAATGATCGATAGATCTGTTCAGTCATAACAAGTCTCATCAACTGATGTGGCAAAGTGAATTTTCCAAAGCAGATACTATAATCAGCCCGCTTAGTGACTTGTGGACTAACGCCTAGAGAACCACCAATGACAAAGGTAATATCACTAGTCCCATATGTGGATAAGTCATCGACTTTCTTAGCTAATTCTTCAGAGGTCAACTCTTTACCACGCAGATCCAACAAAATAACATATTCCTTGTCTTTGATTTTAGACAGTATTCTTTCACCCTCGACTTCTTTAACGTGCACATCTTCTGCGGCACTTAAGTTTTCGGGGGCTTTTTCATCCGGGCATTCAACAATTTCAAACTTACAAAAGGCTCCCAATCGCTTAGAATATTCCGCAATTCCAGACTTTAGATACTTTTCCTTTAATTTACCGACTGTTACTAGTTTTATGTTCATAACTACTCTCCTATGAAACTTTTTAATTAATTACGAATTTTATTTATATTCAACTTATACACAAAAATAAAAAGTTTGTATTAATATGTGGAACATATCAAAAGTCTATTATACCAGTGATTACATGATACTTCTATACAATCAAATTAGTCTTATCAACAGGGTTATTACCAACTGTGGATAACTTTTCGACAGTAGTTTAACTAAATTTTGTCCACTTATCCACAAGTTATCCACATCTGTGGATAAACGTATTTTATTCACGCGATAAAAACACGAAATATATATACACTTTGTCCAATAAAAGTTCAAAAAAAAGCGTGAAACCAGTATTTCGTGGTTTCACGTTTCATTTTACGAAGAAGTTTTTTTAGTTAAATGAACCTTTGTGGTTTTGAGCTTACCGTTATGATAATACGAAACGCTAACTGTGTCACCGACTGAATGCGAATACAAAGCGCTATGTAGGTCAGCAACCGAACTTACAGTTTTGTTTCCCAATTTAACAATAACATCATTCTTTTCTAACCCAGCACTCTTAGCAACTGAGCCTGATGTAGTACTGTAAATTACAACACCTTTAGTGATCTTACTTGGCAATTTCAAACTAGACTGTGAATCATCAGTGATTTGATCAAGATCAACTACTTTGATTCCAAGTGAAGGACGTTCAACCTTACCATTTTGAACTAATTGATTGATAATCTTAACGACTTCATTACTTGGTATGGCGAATCCGATCCCCTCAACTGAGGTTCCGTCAGTATTTGATGCCAACTTCATTGAATTGATACCGACTATTTGGCCTGCCTCATTAACTAGCGGACCACCAGAATTACCAGGGTTAATCGCTGCATCGGTCTGAAGTACTGTAGCCTCACCAGTAACTTGTCCTGTGTTTTGATCTTGTGTTTCAACTGTTCTATTAGTGGCTGAGATGATACCTTGTGTCACTGTTGTCGCATATTGGCTTCCAAGTGGTGATCCAATGGCAATTACAGGATCCCCTGGTGAAACGTTATCAGAGTTACCAAATGATGCTGTGGCAGGAACTTTATTACCATCTATTTCTAGCACTGCCAAGTCAGTTGTAGAATCACTACCAACTAATTTAGCTGAGAACTTTGTACCATCTTCAAGAATTACTTCAAGAGAATCCGAGCCTTCGACAACGTGGTTATTAGTTACGATATATCCCTTACCGTTTTGTTTGGAATAAATCACACCAGATCCTTCGCTATATTCTTGCAGATCAGTTGAATTAGTCGACGATGAAGAACTATCTGATGAATCACTATTAGATGAGTCACTGTTAGACGAATCACTGTTACTATCTGAGCTATCCGATGATGAACTACTATCACTATCACCAAACAGATCTCCAAAAATTGAAGAAAGGCTCCCATCACTAGAAGACTGTTCTTTTTGCTTTTGTAAGTTAATAACAGAAACAACTGCGCCATTTACCTTCTTGTATGCTCCAGTCATCGTAGTAGCGGTATTGGCCTTGCTATTACTTACTTGAGTAGTCCCAGCTGCATTGTTTGAAGCACTACTCGACACTGAAGAGTTATTGCCGAAGTAATTAAATCCTGCAAATGCCACACCGACACCTAACATTGCTGAAATAAACGCAACTAAACTAATTTTCCACAAAGAATTACCCGATTTAGAA
This region includes:
- a CDS encoding winged helix-turn-helix transcriptional regulator; this encodes MEDISNIKDIKLSDTGFAYTLNLIGGKYKIVILYALSMNKKPIRYNALKRAVGSISFKTLTNSLKELECDKLIIRKEYPQVPPKVEYSLSTRGQSLVPVMDAICNWGVDEMEK
- a CDS encoding NAD(P)H-dependent oxidoreductase; translated protein: MKTIIYSHLYDGSFNHAILDRLTKTFDNQKADYQIINLYKDGFNPVLSSEELRNYSKGESFDPLVKKYQKMISDSDELIFIFPIWWHNLPAILKGFIDKTMVKGFAYNEDNGWTGLLTYIKKTTVITTSTITKEYLKTESGDPIQGVFINRTLADIGLKPENTNWIHFGEVNITSDEVRTKFLKDLPDIYKN
- a CDS encoding SDR family oxidoreductase, translated to MTNKLVVVTGGSGFIASHIIIQLLQQGYSVRTTIRSPKKIDLIKTLLTNGGITDFTNLSFMEADLTSDDNWKAVMAGATYVIHPASPTPTLNFKNEDEMIRPAVDGVLRVLRSAKNAGVKRVVLTSAYGAIFAGHKNRTTPYTEKDWSDLSSKKIHPYQKSKTMSERAAWDFIKNQDSLELATVNPVAVMGPVLASDYSHSNIQIQELLEGKIKAVPNVDSGYVDVRDVASLHLKAMVSPKAKNQRFLATTGETLSMLDVANILREEFPKYANKLPKKTIPNIAVKTAAMGNQQLKMIASLVGEYAETSNKKADTILDWHPRSSRVAIIATAQSMIDLGIVK
- a CDS encoding trypsin-like peptidase domain-containing protein, which produces MDNDNNQNNDSRMSNNGNKRDSKSGNSLWKISLVAFISAMLGVGVAFAGFNYFGNNSSVSSSASNNAAGTTQVSNSKANTATTMTGAYKKVNGAVVSVINLQKQKEQSSSDGSLSSIFGDLFGDSDSSSSSDSSDSNSDSSNSDSSNSDSSDSSSSSTNSTDLQEYSEGSGVIYSKQNGKGYIVTNNHVVEGSDSLEVILEDGTKFSAKLVGSDSTTDLAVLEIDGNKVPATASFGNSDNVSPGDPVIAIGSPLGSQYATTVTQGIISATNRTVETQDQNTGQVTGEATVLQTDAAINPGNSGGPLVNEAGQIVGINSMKLASNTDGTSVEGIGFAIPSNEVVKIINQLVQNGKVERPSLGIKVVDLDQITDDSQSSLKLPSKITKGVVIYSTTSGSVAKSAGLEKNDVIVKLGNKTVSSVADLHSALYSHSVGDTVSVSYYHNGKLKTTKVHLTKKTSS
- the rlmH gene encoding 23S rRNA (pseudouridine(1915)-N(3))-methyltransferase RlmH, whose translation is MNIKLVTVGKLKEKYLKSGIAEYSKRLGAFCKFEIVECPDEKAPENLSAAEDVHVKEVEGERILSKIKDKEYVILLDLRGKELTSEELAKKVDDLSTYGTSDITFVIGGSLGVSPQVTKRADYSICFGKFTLPHQLMRLVMTEQIYRSFMIINHRTYHK